The following coding sequences are from one Betaproteobacteria bacterium window:
- a CDS encoding protein-L-isoaspartate(D-aspartate) O-methyltransferase: MNGGLSGIGMTSQRTRSRMIERLREQGIRNEAVLAAMAAVPRHIFVEEALASRAYEDTALPLGMGQTISQPYVVARMIEVLLNGRPSLGKTLEVGAGCGYQAAVLGALTKEVYAVERLGPLLEKAKAHMRQLQQFNVRLKHADGQLGLPEAAPFDSIIVAAASPRIPQPLLEQLAVGGRMILPVGAGEQYLSFIERTSQGFVETRLDAVRFVPLLCGIQ, from the coding sequence ATGAACGGCGGTCTCTCCGGCATCGGCATGACCTCCCAGCGTACCCGGTCGCGGATGATCGAACGTCTGCGGGAGCAGGGCATCCGCAACGAAGCGGTCCTCGCGGCGATGGCTGCGGTGCCCCGCCACATCTTCGTCGAGGAGGCGCTTGCCTCGCGGGCCTACGAAGATACGGCGCTGCCGCTGGGCATGGGCCAGACCATTTCGCAGCCTTACGTGGTGGCCCGCATGATCGAGGTTCTGCTCAATGGCCGCCCGAGCCTGGGAAAGACGCTGGAGGTGGGTGCCGGTTGCGGTTACCAGGCGGCGGTGCTCGGAGCACTGACCAAGGAAGTGTACGCCGTGGAGCGCCTGGGGCCGCTCCTGGAAAAGGCCAAGGCCCACATGCGGCAGCTCCAGCAATTCAACGTTCGCCTGAAACACGCCGACGGCCAGCTCGGATTGCCGGAGGCGGCACCCTTCGACAGCATCATCGTCGCCGCGGCCAGCCCGCGCATTCCGCAGCCCCTTCTGGAACAACTCGCCGTCGGCGGACGAATGATCTTGCCAGTGGGCGCCGGTGAACAGTATCTTTCCTTCATAGAGCGGACCTCCCAGGGCTTCGTCGAGACGCGCCTGGATGCGGTCCGCTTCGTACCCTTGCTTTGCGGAATCCAATGA
- the surE gene encoding 5'/3'-nucleotidase SurE → MRILVSNDDGYYAPGIEALVEALAPVAEVIVVAPERNRSGASNSLTLDRPLTLKQASNGFYYVNGTPTDCVHLAVTGLLATLPDMIVSGINQGANMGDDTLYSGTVAAATEGFLLGIPSVAVSLTSFSGAHFATAGRVARELVERYLRNPVRDPLLLNVNVPDLPYEELAGFAVTRLGKRHKAEPVVRMQSPRQETVYWVGAAGAAQDAGPGTDFHAVEAGSVSVTPLQIDLTHVSQLPLVRDWMR, encoded by the coding sequence ATGCGCATATTGGTCAGTAACGACGATGGTTATTACGCTCCCGGAATCGAGGCGCTTGTCGAGGCTCTTGCGCCGGTGGCGGAAGTCATCGTCGTCGCGCCTGAGCGCAATCGCAGTGGGGCCAGTAATTCCCTGACCCTGGATCGCCCCCTGACGCTCAAGCAGGCGTCGAACGGTTTTTATTACGTCAATGGAACGCCGACGGATTGTGTTCATCTGGCGGTGACCGGGCTTCTCGCTACCCTGCCCGACATGATCGTGTCGGGGATCAACCAGGGTGCCAACATGGGCGACGATACCCTCTACTCCGGTACCGTAGCGGCGGCGACCGAAGGTTTTCTGCTCGGTATTCCGTCCGTGGCGGTCTCCCTGACCAGCTTCTCGGGCGCTCATTTTGCAACCGCCGGCCGGGTGGCGCGGGAACTCGTCGAGCGCTACCTGCGCAATCCCGTACGCGACCCTCTGCTGCTCAACGTCAATGTTCCCGATCTGCCCTACGAAGAACTCGCAGGGTTTGCCGTCACCCGCCTGGGCAAGCGGCACAAGGCCGAACCCGTGGTTCGCATGCAGTCACCCCGTCAGGAGACGGTCTATTGGGTCGGGGCAGCAGGCGCGGCCCAGGACGCGGGACCGGGCACCGACTTCCATGCGGTCGAGGCCGGTTCGGTTTCCGTGACGCCCTTGCAGATCGACCTCACCCATGTGAGCCAGCTTCCGCTGGTGCGTGACTGGATGCGATGA
- a CDS encoding RluA family pseudouridine synthase produces the protein MNPVAATVYHPPPDDGAPLVYLDHDLAIAVKPSGLLSAPGRGADKADCLIARLHRLHPELLLVHRLDMDTSGLLILARHPQAQRELSRLFRERQVHKRYEAVVSGRVAADQGEIDLPLICDWPRRPRQKVDIATGKPSQTRFRVLRRYAAPPTTRLELEPVTGRSHQLRVHCLALGHPIVGDPLYGTAAARLLLHASRLAFPHPCSGGALDFESTPPF, from the coding sequence ATGAATCCGGTTGCCGCCACCGTTTACCACCCTCCCCCGGACGATGGCGCCCCGCTCGTCTACCTTGACCACGACCTGGCGATTGCGGTAAAGCCCAGCGGCCTCCTGTCGGCCCCTGGCCGCGGCGCCGACAAGGCCGATTGCCTGATCGCGCGGCTGCACCGACTCCACCCCGAACTCCTGCTGGTCCACCGTCTGGACATGGACACCTCGGGGCTTCTCATCCTGGCCCGCCACCCCCAGGCCCAACGGGAACTCTCACGCCTCTTCCGGGAGAGGCAGGTGCACAAGCGCTACGAGGCGGTGGTCAGCGGGCGGGTGGCCGCGGACCAGGGCGAAATCGACCTCCCCCTGATCTGCGACTGGCCGCGGCGACCGCGGCAAAAAGTGGATATCGCAACGGGCAAGCCTTCACAGACACGCTTTCGCGTGCTCCGCCGCTACGCCGCCCCTCCCACCACGCGGCTCGAACTGGAGCCCGTCACCGGCCGTTCCCATCAACTCCGTGTGCATTGCCTCGCCCTCGGCCACCCCATCGTCGGCGACCCCCTCTACGGCACGGCCGCTGCGCGCCTGCTGCTGCATGCCAGTCGCCTGGCCTTCCCGCACCCCTGCAGCGGCGGCGCGCTGGACTTCGAGAGCACACCGCCGTTCTGA
- the rpoS gene encoding RNA polymerase sigma factor RpoS, protein MSEENEEFEEEFSEEEAETLLPEPEPVTPEIELLEDVTQLYLNEIGAKPLLTPEQELATTRLVRQGDFAARQKMIEHNLRLVVNIAKHYLNRGIPLLDLIEEGNLGLIHALEKFDPERGFRFSTYATWWIRQSIERAIMNQSRTIRLPVHVVKEINVVLRAIRHLEAAEARETSIDRIAALIDRPVDDVRRVLSLNEHIASLDAPLEIDPNHTVADVIADESSADPESLLQSSELGELIDLWLAQLSDRQRSVIERRYGLKGVETATLDVIASDLGLTRERVRQIQMEGLDRLRRIIKRGGIEKDSLI, encoded by the coding sequence ATGAGCGAAGAAAACGAAGAATTCGAAGAAGAGTTTTCCGAGGAAGAGGCCGAGACCCTGCTGCCCGAGCCCGAGCCCGTGACGCCCGAAATCGAGCTCCTCGAAGACGTCACCCAGCTCTACCTCAACGAAATCGGCGCCAAGCCTCTCCTCACCCCGGAGCAGGAGCTCGCCACCACCCGCCTGGTGCGCCAGGGCGATTTCGCCGCCCGGCAGAAAATGATCGAGCACAACCTGCGGCTGGTGGTCAACATTGCCAAGCACTACCTCAACCGCGGCATACCGCTGCTGGACCTCATCGAAGAAGGTAACCTGGGACTCATCCACGCCCTGGAAAAGTTCGATCCCGAGCGTGGATTCCGCTTCTCCACCTACGCCACCTGGTGGATCCGGCAAAGCATCGAGCGGGCGATCATGAACCAATCTCGCACCATTCGTCTGCCGGTGCACGTGGTCAAGGAAATCAACGTCGTCCTGCGGGCCATCCGCCATCTGGAAGCGGCCGAAGCCCGGGAAACCTCCATAGACCGCATCGCCGCCCTCATCGACCGGCCGGTGGACGACGTGCGCCGCGTGCTTTCCCTCAACGAGCACATCGCCTCCCTGGACGCCCCGCTGGAGATCGACCCCAACCACACCGTTGCCGACGTCATCGCCGACGAATCCAGCGCGGACCCGGAATCCCTGTTGCAGTCCAGCGAACTGGGCGAACTCATCGATCTCTGGCTCGCCCAGTTGAGCGACAGGCAGCGCTCGGTCATCGAACGCCGCTACGGGCTGAAGGGCGTGGAAACCGCAACCCTGGACGTCATCGCCTCGGACCTGGGATTGACCCGGGAAAGGGTACGGCAAATCCAGATGGAAGGCCTCGACCGCCTGCGCCGCATCATCAAGCGCGGCGGGATCGAAAAGGACAGCCTGATCTAG
- a CDS encoding PRTRC system protein D, giving the protein MDYVVRAVDVGFGNTKYVSNVAGSDIRCASFPSVAYPTMREPSGQPGYERRKTVAIPINGLFYEVGPEVELAADTFRATQMHDRYTETPEYLALLRGALALMKQPAIDLLVVGLPVAALTTKKTALEKAVTGTHDIGSGKTVVVRKALAIAQPQGALVDFAVQHEKMAAIEREQSLILDPGSRTFDWLVARGMRLVQNKSHSVNRGVFDILQAIAAEIGHDIGTPYNDIEAIDLALRTGKNPVIYQKPYDISRAMPMAHSIAQQAVASMMRWIDASYSFQNIILVGGGAYLFKKAVKEAFPKHRILEVKDPLHANVRGFQIAGMNHVDKLFGTTAATAVQGAA; this is encoded by the coding sequence ATGGACTATGTCGTCAGAGCGGTGGATGTCGGTTTCGGCAACACCAAATACGTCAGCAACGTGGCTGGTAGCGACATCCGCTGCGCCAGCTTTCCTTCGGTCGCTTATCCGACCATGCGCGAGCCTTCGGGACAGCCTGGCTATGAGCGGCGCAAAACGGTTGCGATCCCGATCAATGGCCTCTTCTACGAGGTCGGCCCTGAGGTTGAACTGGCCGCCGATACGTTCCGCGCCACCCAGATGCATGACCGTTATACTGAGACGCCGGAGTACTTGGCGCTATTGCGGGGCGCCCTGGCTCTGATGAAGCAACCCGCGATTGATCTGCTGGTCGTGGGGCTACCGGTGGCCGCGCTGACTACCAAGAAGACCGCCCTTGAGAAAGCGGTGACCGGGACGCACGATATTGGCAGCGGCAAGACCGTGGTGGTCCGCAAGGCCTTGGCGATCGCGCAGCCCCAAGGCGCCCTGGTTGATTTCGCTGTTCAGCACGAGAAGATGGCCGCCATCGAGCGGGAGCAAAGCCTGATTCTCGATCCGGGGTCACGCACTTTCGACTGGCTTGTAGCGCGGGGTATGCGCCTGGTGCAAAACAAGAGTCACTCGGTGAACCGGGGTGTTTTCGACATCCTGCAAGCCATTGCGGCAGAAATCGGGCACGACATCGGTACGCCCTACAACGACATCGAGGCCATCGACCTGGCATTACGCACCGGAAAAAACCCGGTGATCTACCAGAAGCCCTACGACATCTCGCGAGCCATGCCCATGGCACATTCGATCGCCCAGCAGGCCGTGGCGTCGATGATGCGCTGGATCGATGCGAGCTACAGCTTCCAGAACATCATCCTGGTCGGAGGCGGTGCCTACCTCTTTAAAAAGGCGGTGAAAGAGGCATTTCCGAAGCACCGCATCCTGGAGGTAAAGGATCCGTTGCACGCCAACGTCCGTGGCTTCCAGATTGCCGGCATGAATCACGTGGACAAACTCTTCGGCACTACCGCCGCTACCGCAGTTCAGGGGGCTGCGTGA
- a CDS encoding IS630 family transposase, whose product MKCKRTTDGRKHGRAALPVMRQQAIKAIREGQDVNSVAAAYGVNVRSVFRWLADFANGGQNALLSKPIPGRPPKVSADEMRWLAQAVKDHTPLQFKFAFGLWTLSLIAALIEREFGKKLSLASVSRIMKLLGFSAQKPLYQAWQQDATLVRAWEAEIYPAIRAEAKAAGATIYFADESGIRSDYHTGTTWAPVGETPAVEVTGRRFSLNMISAVSPQGEFRFMLHDGTVNAEVFREFLKRLLIGAEKPVFLIVDGHPIHKAKLIKTFVEAQNGRLKLFYLPPYSPQINPDEQVWAHVKRQVARQLVQSKDEMKRLALGALRRIQKLPGLVKSFFRQPECQYAAE is encoded by the coding sequence ATGAAATGCAAAAGAACTACCGACGGTCGTAAGCACGGCCGAGCCGCCCTGCCGGTGATGCGGCAACAGGCGATCAAGGCCATCCGTGAGGGGCAGGACGTGAACAGCGTTGCCGCCGCCTACGGCGTCAATGTGCGCAGTGTCTTTCGCTGGCTGGCCGATTTTGCCAACGGTGGGCAGAACGCGCTGTTGTCCAAGCCGATTCCGGGGCGCCCGCCGAAGGTAAGCGCGGATGAAATGCGCTGGCTGGCCCAGGCGGTGAAAGACCATACCCCGCTGCAATTCAAGTTTGCCTTTGGTCTGTGGACGCTGTCGCTGATCGCCGCGCTGATCGAACGCGAATTCGGCAAGAAGCTCTCGCTGGCCTCGGTCAGCCGCATCATGAAGCTGTTGGGCTTCTCGGCCCAGAAGCCGCTCTACCAAGCATGGCAGCAGGATGCGACCCTGGTGCGGGCCTGGGAAGCGGAAATCTACCCGGCGATCCGTGCCGAAGCCAAGGCCGCCGGAGCGACGATCTACTTTGCCGATGAATCGGGCATCCGTTCCGACTACCACACGGGGACGACCTGGGCGCCGGTAGGCGAGACCCCGGCGGTGGAAGTGACCGGGCGCCGCTTCTCCCTGAACATGATCTCGGCCGTCAGTCCGCAAGGCGAATTCCGCTTCATGCTGCACGACGGCACGGTCAATGCCGAAGTCTTCCGGGAATTCCTCAAGCGCCTGCTGATCGGGGCTGAAAAGCCGGTGTTCCTGATCGTAGATGGTCATCCGATCCACAAGGCGAAACTGATCAAGACCTTCGTCGAGGCCCAGAACGGCAGGCTCAAGCTGTTCTACCTGCCGCCGTACTCGCCCCAGATCAATCCTGACGAGCAGGTCTGGGCACACGTGAAACGCCAGGTCGCCCGGCAACTGGTGCAGTCCAAAGACGAGATGAAGCGGTTGGCCCTCGGGGCCCTGCGCCGAATCCAGAAGTTGCCCGGGTTGGTGAAATCCTTCTTTCGCCAGCCCGAGTGCCAATATGCCGCTGAATGA
- a CDS encoding peptidoglycan DD-metalloendopeptidase family protein produces the protein MTRLLVLPVALALAGCLTQAPAPSVDRSATAQSRASATPPAAAAVPSGPGWTTVKRGETLYRIALEHGQDYRDVAAWNNITNPASLKEGQVLRVAPPSAPDGGAVVARPVGGGAVVEARPLDKPSTAPVAAAPVDGVVREPKVGKEPYSDEAHARLSAGDAAKGEAKPADPKPTPESRPEAKPDPKPEVLAGPDDVVWAWPTAGKVAAGYGETNAKGLDFSGKAGDAVLAAADGKVLYAGSAIKGYGLLVIIGHKNGFNSVYAHNRKLLVEEKQQVSKGQKIAEMGNTDSETVKLHFEVRKQGKPVDPTQVLPKR, from the coding sequence ATGACTCGCCTGCTCGTTCTGCCTGTGGCGCTTGCCCTTGCCGGTTGCCTCACCCAGGCGCCGGCGCCCAGCGTCGATCGCTCGGCCACCGCCCAATCCCGGGCCTCCGCGACGCCCCCCGCTGCGGCGGCGGTGCCCAGCGGGCCGGGCTGGACCACGGTGAAACGGGGAGAGACGCTCTACCGCATCGCCCTCGAACACGGTCAGGATTATCGTGACGTCGCCGCCTGGAACAACATCACCAACCCTGCTTCCCTCAAGGAAGGTCAGGTATTGCGGGTGGCCCCCCCCAGCGCCCCCGATGGCGGGGCCGTGGTTGCTCGCCCCGTCGGCGGCGGCGCCGTCGTCGAGGCCAGACCCCTCGACAAACCCTCCACTGCTCCCGTGGCGGCGGCGCCGGTGGATGGCGTGGTTCGGGAACCCAAGGTCGGCAAGGAACCCTATTCGGACGAGGCACATGCCCGCCTGAGCGCCGGGGACGCGGCCAAGGGGGAAGCGAAGCCGGCCGACCCCAAGCCGACGCCGGAATCCCGCCCCGAGGCCAAGCCAGACCCCAAGCCCGAAGTGCTTGCGGGACCGGACGACGTCGTCTGGGCTTGGCCCACGGCCGGCAAGGTCGCGGCGGGATACGGCGAAACCAACGCCAAGGGACTCGATTTTTCCGGCAAGGCCGGTGATGCGGTCCTGGCGGCAGCCGATGGCAAGGTGCTTTATGCCGGATCGGCCATCAAGGGCTATGGGCTGCTGGTCATCATCGGGCACAAGAACGGCTTCAACTCGGTGTACGCCCACAACCGGAAGCTCCTGGTTGAAGAAAAACAGCAGGTGAGCAAGGGCCAGAAGATTGCCGAAATGGGCAATACCGACAGCGAAACGGTCAAGCTGCATTTCGAGGTCCGCAAGCAGGGGAAACCGGTGGACCCGACCCAGGTGCTGCCCAAGCGATGA
- a CDS encoding PEP-CTERM sorting domain-containing protein, protein METRFKTLALAATLAALASPAAQADMLLGGFNFNSAQFGNSLLESDGGSFSASNWLNTINVNPGNPGFLTGANFNTGIANIGLGATPLYTIGYNSAIVNGAGADFGVVTARFSLSDVINLAVSSDGGATFSATVGYGAGLGVDSGVACNYFYGGGGPFSCELFVTSVDLSDFGIALGASVDAISVTGSPELDLIRIAGFGDPTHVPEPATLALLSAALLGLGALRRR, encoded by the coding sequence ATGGAGACTCGGTTCAAGACGCTCGCCCTTGCGGCAACCCTCGCTGCCCTCGCTTCCCCTGCGGCACAAGCGGATATGCTCCTCGGGGGCTTCAACTTCAATAGTGCGCAATTCGGCAATAGCCTGCTCGAAAGCGACGGTGGCAGTTTCTCCGCCAGCAACTGGCTCAATACGATCAACGTCAATCCCGGCAACCCAGGTTTCCTCACAGGTGCCAATTTCAATACCGGCATTGCCAATATCGGCCTCGGCGCCACCCCCCTCTACACCATCGGTTACAACTCGGCAATCGTCAATGGCGCCGGGGCTGATTTCGGTGTGGTCACTGCCCGCTTCAGCTTGAGCGACGTGATCAATCTTGCCGTGTCTTCGGATGGTGGGGCCACCTTCTCGGCCACCGTCGGCTACGGCGCAGGCCTGGGGGTGGATAGTGGGGTGGCTTGCAATTATTTCTATGGCGGCGGCGGTCCCTTCAGTTGTGAGCTTTTCGTCACCTCCGTAGACCTTTCCGACTTCGGCATTGCCCTGGGCGCAAGTGTTGATGCCATCAGTGTCACCGGTTCGCCGGAACTCGACCTGATCCGGATTGCGGGGTTTGGTGATCCTACTCATGTGCCCGAACCCGCGACCCTGGCTCTCCTGAGCGCCGCCCTCTTGGGGCTTGGAGCCTTGCGCCGCCGCTGA
- a CDS encoding coniferyl aldehyde dehydrogenase — translation MQDDAPLTTPAALTAAFARIKAGARAEPSPSRAVRHRRLDALFALVHDHREEFASAITQDFGARPARETLLLEVFPTLEALRHARRHVARWMKPRRRPVSPWFLPGSAETRPQPLGCIGVVAPWNYPLYLTAAPLASILAAGNRALLKFSETSPATAALFARLLPRYFECDELAVVGGELDLARAFTALPFDHLLFTGSAAVGRQVMAAAAAHLTPVTLELGGKSPALIAPGYPLAHAAARIVMGKCVNAGQTCIAPDYVLLPAGSEEAFLAAARREVQAAYPNFATNPDYGAIVNDRHFHRLVGALEEARAAGARVEPLIPGAQPDPATRRFPPTALLGVPENLSLMREEIFGPLLPLVSYRTLDEAVAYIAARDAPLALYLFDRDRRRADAVLDATRAGGVTVNDTLLHIAQDTLPFGGVGASGMGQLHGQAGFLTFSKEKPVFRQSRVNGMALLKPPYGRRFDALLRVLLR, via the coding sequence ATGCAGGACGACGCGCCGCTCACCACCCCCGCAGCCCTGACCGCGGCCTTCGCCCGCATCAAGGCTGGCGCCCGGGCCGAACCCAGTCCGTCCCGGGCCGTCCGCCACCGGCGGCTGGACGCCCTTTTCGCCCTGGTCCATGACCACCGCGAGGAATTCGCCAGCGCCATCACGCAAGACTTCGGCGCTCGACCGGCCCGGGAAACCCTTCTCCTGGAAGTCTTTCCCACCCTGGAAGCGCTGCGCCATGCCCGCCGCCATGTCGCCCGCTGGATGAAGCCGCGGCGGCGCCCCGTCTCCCCGTGGTTCCTGCCCGGCAGCGCCGAGACCCGGCCCCAGCCCCTGGGCTGCATCGGCGTCGTGGCCCCCTGGAACTACCCCCTCTATCTCACCGCGGCTCCACTGGCTTCCATCCTCGCCGCGGGAAATCGGGCCCTGCTCAAGTTTTCCGAAACCTCGCCGGCCACTGCCGCCCTGTTCGCCCGCCTGCTTCCCCGCTACTTCGAGTGCGACGAACTCGCCGTCGTGGGCGGAGAACTTGACCTCGCCCGCGCCTTCACCGCCCTGCCCTTCGACCACCTCCTGTTCACCGGTTCCGCTGCCGTCGGCAGACAGGTGATGGCCGCGGCGGCAGCCCATCTCACCCCGGTGACCCTGGAACTGGGCGGAAAGTCCCCCGCCCTCATCGCCCCGGGCTACCCCCTCGCCCACGCCGCCGCCCGCATCGTGATGGGCAAGTGCGTCAATGCGGGCCAGACCTGTATCGCACCGGACTACGTCCTGCTGCCCGCGGGGAGCGAAGAAGCGTTCCTGGCAGCCGCCCGCCGCGAGGTCCAGGCCGCCTACCCCAATTTCGCCACCAACCCGGACTATGGGGCCATTGTCAACGACCGCCATTTCCACCGCCTCGTTGGCGCCCTGGAAGAGGCCCGCGCCGCCGGCGCCCGGGTCGAACCCCTCATCCCGGGAGCGCAGCCCGATCCGGCGACCCGCCGCTTCCCCCCCACGGCGCTGCTGGGCGTTCCTGAGAATCTCTCGCTGATGCGGGAGGAAATCTTCGGCCCGCTGCTGCCCCTGGTTTCCTATCGCACCCTGGACGAGGCCGTCGCCTATATCGCCGCCCGGGACGCCCCCCTGGCCCTCTACCTGTTCGACCGGGACCGGCGTCGAGCCGACGCGGTCCTGGACGCCACCCGGGCCGGCGGCGTCACGGTCAACGACACCCTGCTGCATATCGCCCAGGACACCCTGCCCTTCGGCGGCGTCGGCGCCAGCGGCATGGGGCAGCTTCATGGTCAGGCGGGATTCCTGACCTTTTCCAAGGAGAAACCGGTTTTCCGCCAATCCCGCGTAAATGGCATGGCCCTGCTGAAGCCCCCCTACGGGCGCCGCTTCGACGCGCTGCTGCGCGTGCTCTTGCGCTGA
- a CDS encoding H-NS histone family protein produces MEFSKFSDKQLRDLLQKIPAELKKREGRERAKALEETKAFAKSRGFSLEELVGGESKPSRSRGVVPVKYRHPKDSSLAWTGRGRKPKWVEAWLNGGGKIESLVI; encoded by the coding sequence ATGGAATTCTCTAAATTTTCCGACAAGCAATTGCGCGATCTGCTGCAAAAAATTCCCGCCGAATTGAAAAAGCGAGAAGGGCGCGAGAGAGCCAAGGCTCTGGAAGAAACCAAAGCTTTTGCCAAATCCCGGGGTTTCTCCCTGGAAGAACTGGTCGGAGGGGAATCCAAGCCCTCTCGCAGCCGGGGGGTCGTACCGGTCAAGTATCGGCATCCCAAGGATTCCAGCCTGGCCTGGACGGGCCGTGGCCGGAAGCCGAAATGGGTCGAAGCCTGGTTGAATGGCGGCGGCAAAATTGAATCCTTGGTGATTTGA